A single region of the Apium graveolens cultivar Ventura unplaced genomic scaffold, ASM990537v1 ctg6470, whole genome shotgun sequence genome encodes:
- the LOC141703304 gene encoding uncharacterized protein LOC141703304, which produces MGELKHFIHEHELILNEAETVVGTDVVCAMCRQPINKLIDAFITCNTSKTVGSSSSDCVSFFLHKTCSELPLMFTHPVIPQHHLTLLEYPPKKNRFYECYICHDDYQGFYYGGCNLDFLVCLKCVKSELRSQEGRTRCHLAHNHPLALVQRPALFLCDACNTTATDLSYICTTAPCCFCIHKSCADAPITHLSKFHNQHTLILNYSLPQEYRAFLWFCGICGKHIYRSYWVYYCANCRFFAHVKCALSTEMLRVSDNDEADSGESNLMHFPAHDETSLHKMMQQCIMTTATDALLHTSATTAEPSPYINHWGHEHQLELRNKNAKTLTPYLNQKLLICDGCPKSRRSKPIFLVDDVFYECNSCKFFLHRSCAQFPEKIVHHLAGKLDGRLLAREFKRCQGCQMFTDGIFFWNESACLDIRCASLPTKIKHEGHRHPLNQLKYPIDNCCQACWRHYIDTEIIMYGCEKCEFYVHIRCALRPHLVKHRWDPHPLYLILFVQNVADHPHDFDCEFCSELINPICWFYHCNACDLSFHTECINLI; this is translated from the exons ATGGGAGAACTGAAACATTTTATTCATGAGCATGAGCTGATACTAAATGAAGCTGAGACTGTTGTTGGTACGGATGTAGTATGTGCTATGTGCAGACAGCCTATCAACAAACTTATCGACGCATTTATTACGTGCAACACTTCCAAGACTGTTGGTAGTTCATCGAGTGATTGTGTTAGTTTCTTCCTGCATAAAACGTGTTCTGAGTTGCCCCTAATGTTTACTCACCCTGTGATCCCACAACACCATCTAACCCTCCTTGAGTATCCTCCTAAAAAAAATCGTTTTTATGAATGTTATATTTGTCATGACGACTACCAGGGTTTTTATTATGGTGGTTGCAATCTGGATTTCTTGGTATGTCTTAAATGCGTAAAATCTGAACTTAGATCTCAAGAGGGCCGTACCCGTTGTCATTTAGCTCACAATCACCCATTAGCCTTAGTCCAAAGGCCAGCTTTGTTCCTGTGTGATGCTTGTAACACTACAGCTACAGACTTGTCCTATATTTGTACCACTGCCCCATGTTGTTTTTGTATACACAAGAGTTGTGCCGATGCACCCATCACCCACCTAAGTAAATTTCACAACCAACACACTCTCATCTTGAACTACTCTCTTCCCCAAGAATATCGTGCATTTTTGTGGTTCTGCGGCATATGTGGTAAACATATATATCGCAGCTACTGGGTGTATTATTGTGCAAATTGCAGATTTTTTGCTCACGTGAAATGTGCTTTATCAACTGAGATGTTGAG AGTAAGTGACAATGATGAAGCAGATAGCGGAGAGTCCAATTTGATGCACTTCCCAGCGCATGATGAAACCTCGCTACATAAAATGATGCAGCAGTGTATCATGACCACGGCAACAGATGCTCTTCTGCATACTTCTGCCACTACTGCGGAACCTTCACCTTATATCAACCACTGGGGCCATGAACACCAGCTCGAGCTCAGAAACAAGAACGCAAAAACTTTGACCCCTTACTTGAATCAGAAATTGCTCATTTGCGATGGGTGCCCTAAATCAAGAAGATCTAAACCAATCTTCTTGGTTGATGATGTATTCTATGAATGCAATTCGTGCAAATTTTTTCTCCACAGGTCATGCGCCCAGTTCCCGGAAAAGATAGTGCATCATCTAGCAGGCAAGCTAGATGGAAGATTACTAGCACGAGAATTTAAAAGATGCCAAGGGTGCCAGATGTTTACAGATGGGATTTTCTTCTGGAATGAATCAGCCTGTTTGGACATCAGGTGTGCCTCATTACCCACAAAAATCAAACATGAAGGTCATCGTCACCCTCTTAACCAACTAAAATATCCAATTGATAATTGTTGCCAAGCATGTTGGCGTCATTATATTGACACGGAGATTATCATGTATGGATGTGAAAAATGTGAATTTTACGTACATATACGGTGTGCGTTAAGGCCGCACCTGGTGAAACATAGATGGGATCCGCATCCTCTCTACTTGATACTTTTTGTCCAGAATGTAGCTGATCACCCTCACGATTTCGATTGTGAATTTTGCTCCGAACTGATTAACCCAATCTGTTGGTTTTATCATTGCAATGCTTGTGATCTATCGTTTCATACAGAGTGTATTAATCTAATATGA